The Chrysiogenia bacterium nucleotide sequence AGCACTGGATGCGCCGCATGGTGTGGCTGGCCCACCCCGAGGGGGTCCGCCTTCCCGCTTATGAATCGGTCATCAAGCTGACCATCAAGATCCTGCTGGTGGTCAGTGCATTCTCGCTCCCGCTCTTTGTGGCGACCCTCTACACCTTCAACGTGACGACCGGCGACCTGATGCGCGCCGGGCTGGAGGGGATGCCCGACTTCATCCTGGGCTACGTCATTGCCTTCTTCATCCTGGGGGTGGGTTACTTCGTCTACGAGCGCTTCTTCCGAAAGCGCGGCGAGGTGGTGCCCGCGCCCGATGACGTCGCACATCTGCATGAACTCTCCGATCTGGTCAACACGATGCCGCTTCGCAGCGCGATCACCTCCATGGTGCTCTGGGGCGGCGCGGGAATGCTGACGGGCTGGGGCGTGGGCTTCCTGCTGGACTTCAGCGCCACGTTTGCGATCTGGACCGTGATGGCGTTGAGCGTGATCGGGGTGGTGTCCTTTCCCTTCCAGTATTTCCTCTTCCAGCGGATCTTCGAGCCGCTGGGCAACAAGCTCAAGGACGCCGCCGGCGAGGGCTATCGCGTGGAAAATGCGGGAATCGCGGCGCTCTCCATCGAAGACGAGCAGGCCGTGCGCGACCGTCTCATCACCGGCGTGCGCGTGGCATTGGCCGCGCCTGTCTGGGGCGCCTTCGCGCTGGTGCACGACAAGGTAGAGTTCTTCTACGTGGGAATCCTGATCGCCTACACGGTGATTTCGATCAGCGGTTACATCGCGACTTATGGCAGCAACATTCGCCGGGCGGCGGAATACCTGCGCTGGGCGGCCGACGGGGTGGGGCTGGTGCTGTTCGTGCAATACTCGGGTTCGATGACGACCATCGCCGTCGGGCTCTACTGGGTGATCATCTACACGATCACCCTGCAGCGGGGCTTCGATACGGGGCTGGTGTTCACCACCTTCTATTCGGCGCTCTATGGTTCGGTGCTTTTCTCGGAATACGTGGGCTGGCTCCCGCATGCGCCGGCCACCTCGGTGGAGGGTGAACTGCTCGATGTCATTCTCTACCGCTCGCCCTGGAACAACTTCCACCCTTCGGTGGCCTTCCTCGCTTCATTCATCTTCATTGCGGGCGGGATGGTGGCCTGCGTGTTCATGGCCCACGTCTATCGCCGGCGAAACGACTCGGGAATCCGGGGCCTGCTCGATCTGGACTGATTTGGCCGCAAAACGGGCCCCTCAATTGTGCCGGCCCTCCCGGTTCTGTTACACTTCGGATCTTCGTGGTGAAAGCGAGTATGCAGGGACGTCGCTGCTCATTTGAGAGAGGACTGACCCCCCATGGCGGGACTCAAAAAGCGACTGGGTGAGATTCTGCTGGAGATGCGTGTCGTCACTCCGGCGGACGTGCAGGCCGGGCTAGAGGAACAGAAAGTCTCCGGGGAGAAAATCGGCAGCGTGCTGGTGCGCCGCGGCGTGTGCCGCGCCGCCGATGTGCTCGCCGCGCTGAGCTCCCAGATGGGGCATCCCTCCATCGACCTGACCGGGGTAAGCCCGCCCCACGCGCTGCAGACCCTGCTCGAATCAACCTATGCCGAAGCCAAGCACGTACTTCCCATCGGGGAAGAAGCCGCGCTCGGTCGGCAGAAGGTTTACCAGATCGCCATGTCGAACCCGCTCGATGCGGAAACGATCTCTGAAATCGAGTTCAAGCTCCAGTGCAAGGTCAAAGGGATGGTGGCCCTTGAGGGACAGCTCAAGGACGCCATTCGCAGCTACTACTACGCGCAGGACTACGGCTACGACATGAGCTTCCAGGAAGATGGCTCGGTGCGTTTTGCCGGTGGCGCCCCTGCCGAGCAGCCCGAGACCGTGCTGGGCCAGCAGGCGCCGCAACCGGCTGTCGCGCCAAGGCCAGCCGCGCCGCCGCCACCTCCCCCGCAGACGGCCACGCGCAAGCCGCATCCGGCGGCGACGTCACTCTCGGGAATCACCGCGCCGCCGGCGGCTTCATCGGCTGCCGATGCGGCCAGGATCGCCCAGCTCGAAGCTGACGTGGCCCGCCTGAAGAGCACGCTCTCGGCGCTGCTGCGGGTGCTGGCCGAGCGCGGGGTCATTACCCGTGAAGACATTCAGACCCACATGCAGCGCTCCTGAGTCCGTATGCCTCAGAAGCCCTGATTCGGGCCTGAAACATCATTAAAATCCATTAAAGAAGTTTCGCCCATATTTCCGATGTGGTAACGGAAACCCTGTCTTTATCATCCGGCGAGTTCCCGGAACCATCGCATCCGGACAGAACTTGCCCTGAAACCAAACCGGTTCTTTTGCTGGAGGTACGGTCTCGCATGATTGAGGTCGAAAACCTGTCCAAGAGTTATGGCCCCACGCTGGCCGTCGACTCGGTCAGCTTCAAGGTCGAACCGCGGGAGGTCCTCGGATTTCTCGGCCCCAACGGCGCCGGGAAGACCACCACCATGAAGATCCTCACCGGCTATCTCACGCCCGATTCGGGACGCGCGATGGTGGGCGGGATCGACGTGATGGAGAACTCCCTCGAAGTGCGACGCAAGATCGGGTACCTGCCCGAAAACGCGCCCCTGTATTCGGAGATGAACGTCCTCGAATACCTGAACTTCGTTTGTGAGGTTCGGCGAATTCCCAAGAACGAGCGTCGGTTGCGCCAGGAAGAAATGATCGCTTCCTGCGGGCTCGAACCGGTGCTCAAAAAAGACATCGGCGCGCTCTCGAAGGGCTACCGCCAGCGCGTGGGCCTGGCCCAGGCCATGATTCACGGGCCCGAGGTGCTGATCCTCGATGAGCCGACCACGGGCCTCGATCCCAACCAGATCATCGAGATCCGCAACCTCATCCGCGCCATCGGCAAGGAGAAGACGGTCATCCTCTCGACCCACATCCTGCCGGAGGTGACGGCCACGTGTTCGCGCGTGGTCATTATCTCGGGCGGCAAGATCGCGGGCGAAGGCACGACCGAAGATCTCTCCAAGCAGGCCTCTGCCGAAGAACAGATCGTCGTTGCGATCAAGGGCCCGGCCGCCGAAGTGGCCGACAAGCTGCGCGCGGCCTCGGGGATGCTCAATGTTCAGCGCGGCGACGACGCAGTGGACGGGGCGCACCGCTTCACGCTGGCGATGAAGCGCGACGCCGCCAATGGTGAGCGCCTGTTCAAGGTCGTTGTCGACAACAACTGGGTACTTACTGAAATGAGCCGCAGCCAGGCCTCGCTCGAAGACATCTTCAAGCGCCTGACCACCAGCGGAGGTGCCGCATGAGTGTCGCCAACGTCTGGACCGTCTTCAAAAAAGAATTCCGGGTCTACTTCAACTCTCCGATCGCCTACATCCTGCTGACCGTGTTTCTGGTCTTTTGCGGGTGGTGGTTCTTCTTCTTCACGCCGTTCTTCGTGATCGGGCAGGCGGAGATGCGCAACCTCTTCGGGGTGCTGCCCTTCGTGTTCCTCTTTCTGGTGCCGGCCGTGTCCATGCGGCTGTGGGCCGAAGAGCGAAAGCTCGGCACGGTGGAGCTCCTGCTGAGCTATCCGCTGCGCGACGCCGAAGTGGTGATCGGCAAGTATCTGGCCGCACTGGCCTTCCTGATCCTGGCGATCGGGCTCACCTTCCCGATCCCCGCGAGCGTCGGTTTCCTGGGCGATCCCGATACCGGGCCCATCTGGGGTTCCTACATCGGCAGCGTACTGCTGGCGGCGGCCTATCTCTCGATCGGCTGCTTCGCCTCGGCCATCACGCGCGACCAGATCGTCGCCTTCGTGGTGGGGCTCACCTTCTGCGCCGCCTTCTACCTGGTGGGCATCGCCGCGCAGTATGGCGGCCTTCCGCCGCTGCTGGGCAGCATCCTGTCCTACCTGGGCCTGTCCACGCACTTTGAATCGGTCGCCCGCGGCGTCATCGACTCGCGCGACGTTGTCTATTACCTCGCCCTCATCGGGCTCTTCCTGTCCGCGACGATCTACACCCTTCGCGGCTACCGGCAGGGTTAAGGAGGCCAGCGATGAAAAGCGCACAGCGACTCACCGAATTCCTGCTCATCGCCGCCATCGTGGTCCTGGTCAACGTGGCCGCCCAGCGCGTGTTCTACCGCTGCGACCTGACCGATGATCAGCGCTACACCCTCTCGGACGCAACGGCCAACGCGCTCGCCGGCCTGGACGATACGCTGACCATCAAGGCCTTCTTCTCCGAGAACATCCCGCCCTCGCAGAGCGCGCTGATCAACGGCGTCAAGGACACGCTCTCGGAATACAAGGCGCTCGGCGGTGCCGGCGTGCAGATCGAGTTCATCGATCCGACCAGCGATCCCGAGATCGAGCAGGAAATGCGGATGCTCGGCATTCCCGAGCTCCAGATGACCGTCGTGGGGCGCGGCGAGCTCGAACAGCGCAAGGTCTACATGGGCGTGGGCCTGTTCTACCAGGACAAGAAGGAAGTCATTCAGGCGGTACAGTCGCTCGATGACTTCGAATACAACCTGACCAGTGCCGTTCTCAAGCTCGCTTCCGAGCCCCGGAAAGTCGGCGTCTGGCTGGGCAATCCGCTTCCGGCCTCCCAGCCGTTTTGGGAGGACTACCAGCGCTACAAACTCAGCGAGGATCTCGAAACGCTCTACCAGAGCCTGCGTCGCCAGTACGACGTCACCGAGGTGAACTTCGCCGGTGGCAAGGCCGTGCCGAGCGACGTGAACACCCTGCTGGTGATCGGTCCGAAGAAAGCGACCGACCGCGACCTCTACGAAATCGATCAGTTCATCATGCGCGGCGGGCGGGCCATCTTCCTGCTCGATGAGAGCGAGCGCGACGACCAGATGCGCGCCAGCCCGACCCCCTCAGGACTCGAACCCCTGCTCGAGAGCTACGGCGTGCGCGTGGGCCCCTCGCTGGTGGCCGATCGCCGCTGCGCCCGCGCGCGCTTTACCACGCGCTTCATGCAGTCGATTGCGCCCTATCCGTTCTGGCCGAAGATCACCGAAGAGGGCATCGAAAAAGAGAACCCCGCACTCTCCAGCCTGCGCGGCGTGGCGCTGATGTGGACCGCGCCCATCGAGGTGCTTCCCTCCGCCCTGGGTGAGCGCAAGTTCACCACACTGCTCAAGACCTCTCCCTACGCGAAGGCCCACCAGCTTCCCGCGCAGGTCTTCGGCGAGCAGGAGGGCCTGCTGCCCGGCACGACCCAGACCGAGCTGACGCTGGCCGGCCTGATTGAGGGGCCGTTCCAGAGCTACTACGCCGGCCGCGGCGCGCCCGTGCCGACCATGCCCGAGGGGTATGAATCGACGCCGATGCCGCCGGTGGGCG carries:
- a CDS encoding ATP-binding cassette domain-containing protein, translating into MIEVENLSKSYGPTLAVDSVSFKVEPREVLGFLGPNGAGKTTTMKILTGYLTPDSGRAMVGGIDVMENSLEVRRKIGYLPENAPLYSEMNVLEYLNFVCEVRRIPKNERRLRQEEMIASCGLEPVLKKDIGALSKGYRQRVGLAQAMIHGPEVLILDEPTTGLDPNQIIEIRNLIRAIGKEKTVILSTHILPEVTATCSRVVIISGGKIAGEGTTEDLSKQASAEEQIVVAIKGPAAEVADKLRAASGMLNVQRGDDAVDGAHRFTLAMKRDAANGERLFKVVVDNNWVLTEMSRSQASLEDIFKRLTTSGGAA
- a CDS encoding ABC transporter permease subunit, with the translated sequence MSVANVWTVFKKEFRVYFNSPIAYILLTVFLVFCGWWFFFFTPFFVIGQAEMRNLFGVLPFVFLFLVPAVSMRLWAEERKLGTVELLLSYPLRDAEVVIGKYLAALAFLILAIGLTFPIPASVGFLGDPDTGPIWGSYIGSVLLAAAYLSIGCFASAITRDQIVAFVVGLTFCAAFYLVGIAAQYGGLPPLLGSILSYLGLSTHFESVARGVIDSRDVVYYLALIGLFLSATIYTLRGYRQG
- a CDS encoding GldG family protein, whose amino-acid sequence is MKSAQRLTEFLLIAAIVVLVNVAAQRVFYRCDLTDDQRYTLSDATANALAGLDDTLTIKAFFSENIPPSQSALINGVKDTLSEYKALGGAGVQIEFIDPTSDPEIEQEMRMLGIPELQMTVVGRGELEQRKVYMGVGLFYQDKKEVIQAVQSLDDFEYNLTSAVLKLASEPRKVGVWLGNPLPASQPFWEDYQRYKLSEDLETLYQSLRRQYDVTEVNFAGGKAVPSDVNTLLVIGPKKATDRDLYEIDQFIMRGGRAIFLLDESERDDQMRASPTPSGLEPLLESYGVRVGPSLVADRRCARARFTTRFMQSIAPYPFWPKITEEGIEKENPALSSLRGVALMWTAPIEVLPSALGERKFTTLLKTSPYAKAHQLPAQVFGEQEGLLPGTTQTELTLAGLIEGPFQSYYAGRGAPVPTMPEGYESTPMPPVGEAPDFIDSTENGRIIVVGSSNFITEGPLGYFQQMRSGTQNLVFVQNLVDWLTLGDGLIGIRSRVAPTYPLDESTESQQQFIQLVNIAAMPLLVILFGVARFLLRRRDRRLYEEHYQMSHGSKSRS